A genomic region of Prionailurus bengalensis isolate Pbe53 chromosome D1, Fcat_Pben_1.1_paternal_pri, whole genome shotgun sequence contains the following coding sequences:
- the LOC122483480 gene encoding olfactory receptor 52W1, producing MAEGPHSNSTFPRPTFFILTGIPGLGPAQAWLTLVFGPMYLLALLGNGALLILVQLDSTLQQPMFLLLAALAATDLGLATSIAPGLLAVLWLGPRPVPYSACLVQMFFVHALTAVESGVLLAMACDRAVAVGRPLHYPLLVTKARVGYAVLALALKAVAIVVPFPLLVARFEHFQAKTIDHAYCAHMAVVELVVGNTRANNLYGLALSLAVSGIDILGITGSYGLIAHAVLRLPTQEARAKAFGTCSSHICVILAFYVPGLFSYLTHRFGRHTVPKPVHILLSNIYLLLPPALNPLIYGVRTKQIRDRLLEIFTFRKSQF from the coding sequence ATGGCAGAAGGTCCACATTCCAACTCCACCTTCCCACGCCCAACCTTCTTCATACTGACTGGCATTCCGGGGCTAGGGCCTGCCCAGGCTTGGCTGACACTGGTCTTCGGGCCCATGTATCTGTTAGCCCTGCTGGGCAATGGAGCACTGCTGATATTGGTGCAGTTAGATTCCACACTGCAGCAGCCCATGTTTCTACTCCTGGCCGCACTGGCAGCCACAGACCTGGGCTTAGCTACATCTATAGCCCCAGGGTTGCTTGCTGTGCTGTGGCTTGGGCCCCGGCCTGTGCCATACAGTGCCTGCCTGGTCCAGATGTTCTTTGTTCATGCACTGACTGCTGTAGAATCTGGTGTACTGCTGGCCATGGCCTGTGATCGTGCCGTGGCAGTAGGGCGTCCACTGCACTACCCTCTCCTAGTCACCAAAGCCCGTGTAGGCTATGCAGTCCTGGCACTGGCACTGAAAGCTGTGGCTATTGTTGTGCCTTTCCCTCTGCTGGTGGCGCGATTTGAGCACTTCCAAGCCAAGACCATAGACCATGCCTACTGTGCACACATGGCGGTGGTAGAACTGGTGGTGGGCAACACACGGGCCAACAATTTGTATGGGCTGGCGCTTTCACTGGCTGTGTCTGGTATAGATATCCTGGGCATCACTGGCTCTTATGGGCTCATTGCTCATGCTGTGCTGCGGCTGCCTACCCAGGAGGCCCGTGCTAAGGCCTTTGGCACATGTAGTTCCCACATATGTGTCATTCTGGCCTTCTATGTACCTGGTCTCTTCTCCTACCTCACACATCGCTTTGGTCGTCACACTGTCCCAAAGCCCGTACACATCCTTCTCTCTAATATCTATTTGCTGCTGCCACCTGCCCTCAACCCACTCATCTATGGGGTCCGCACCAAGCAAATCAGGGACCGACTCCTGGAAATCTTCACATTCAGAAAAAGCCAGTTctaa